A part of Myxococcus landrumus genomic DNA contains:
- a CDS encoding FHA domain-containing protein, producing the protein MSNGSPPARRRPPSGTPSGGAGARPAARRPSPSARPAPVAASPRLVCVAGPKSGEEFQLEDGEYVIGRATDNPICIPDTSVSRKHVMVRKSGGGWTVSDLGSGNGTLVNGDAIGDETPLANGDVITLGDTELRFEDVANSTNVVSAPPRSRPGAPSSASAAGRGGAPARPSPRGEGGRVRSARSTANAPADPEAQKKKLRLMMLGGGVVLVLLLGLGFLKMRAVNREALETAERGVMEAERKSLSKTFQDAKNLVREGKWVEAKALLEEVQSRAPEYPGVKDYLDHAEREIPVQGRLADAREALAKMELGKAAAALAKAGESQFLYEQVNAAKRELVEAADKRTRESRSALDGGQLDLSKTITDDVLKAFPEHRDAKLINEEAVRAIAARDAPKPVITGPAPKPWEPAVERFRDGDMSGAVSILNACMSKTPQCKKLLAQITEFGGLYKRIEDLDAKGLSKLLALDKDITEGRTSKMARNAGTRAATIFYKSASGAKAAGQWARAMEYSRRALQAEPGHAGASNIISELKTKAKDLYLQAYSLKDGSPEDALPKFKDVVAMTPPDDEYHEKAKTWVEKLSR; encoded by the coding sequence ATGTCCAACGGTTCCCCTCCTGCTCGTCGCAGGCCTCCTTCCGGGACGCCCTCGGGAGGGGCTGGAGCTCGTCCAGCAGCCCGCAGGCCGTCGCCCTCCGCGCGTCCTGCTCCAGTCGCTGCGTCCCCTCGGCTCGTGTGTGTCGCCGGGCCCAAGTCGGGTGAAGAGTTCCAGCTCGAGGATGGCGAGTACGTCATCGGTCGCGCCACCGACAACCCCATCTGCATCCCCGACACGTCCGTGTCCCGCAAGCACGTCATGGTGCGCAAGTCGGGCGGTGGCTGGACGGTGAGCGACTTGGGGTCCGGCAACGGGACGCTCGTCAACGGCGATGCCATTGGCGACGAGACGCCCCTGGCCAACGGGGATGTCATCACCCTGGGCGACACCGAGCTGCGCTTCGAGGATGTCGCCAACTCCACGAATGTGGTGTCCGCCCCCCCGCGCAGCCGTCCTGGCGCGCCGTCCTCCGCTTCGGCGGCGGGGCGTGGTGGCGCGCCTGCCCGGCCTTCTCCGAGAGGGGAGGGCGGTCGGGTGCGCAGCGCGCGTTCGACGGCCAATGCCCCGGCGGACCCCGAGGCCCAGAAGAAGAAGCTTCGCCTGATGATGCTGGGCGGTGGTGTCGTCCTGGTCCTCCTGCTCGGTCTTGGGTTCCTCAAGATGAGGGCGGTGAACAGGGAGGCCCTGGAGACCGCCGAGCGCGGCGTGATGGAGGCCGAGCGCAAGTCGCTGAGCAAGACCTTCCAGGATGCGAAGAACCTGGTTCGCGAAGGCAAGTGGGTGGAGGCCAAGGCCCTGCTGGAAGAGGTGCAGAGCCGGGCGCCGGAATACCCGGGCGTGAAGGACTACCTCGACCATGCCGAGCGCGAGATTCCCGTCCAGGGACGTCTGGCGGACGCCCGCGAGGCGCTCGCGAAGATGGAGCTGGGCAAGGCCGCGGCGGCCCTGGCGAAGGCGGGAGAGAGCCAGTTCCTCTACGAGCAGGTGAACGCGGCGAAGCGCGAGCTGGTGGAGGCCGCGGACAAGCGCACTCGCGAATCCCGCTCGGCGCTGGACGGTGGTCAGTTGGACCTGTCGAAGACCATCACGGACGACGTCCTGAAGGCCTTCCCGGAGCACCGCGACGCGAAGCTCATCAACGAAGAGGCCGTGCGGGCCATCGCCGCTCGGGATGCACCCAAGCCCGTCATCACCGGGCCCGCGCCCAAGCCGTGGGAGCCCGCGGTCGAGCGCTTCCGCGACGGAGACATGTCCGGTGCGGTGTCCATCCTCAACGCGTGCATGTCGAAGACGCCTCAGTGCAAGAAGCTGCTCGCGCAAATCACCGAGTTCGGTGGCCTCTACAAGCGCATCGAGGATTTGGACGCCAAGGGGCTGTCGAAGCTCCTCGCGCTGGACAAGGACATCACCGAGGGACGCACCAGCAAGATGGCGCGCAACGCGGGAACTCGCGCGGCCACCATCTTCTACAAGAGCGCCAGCGGTGCGAAGGCCGCCGGCCAGTGGGCTCGGGCCATGGAGTATTCGCGTCGCGCGCTGCAGGCCGAGCCGGGCCACGCGGGTGCCAGCAACATCATCAGCGAGCTGAAGACGAAGGCGAAGGACCTCTACCTGCAGGCCTACTCCCTGAAGGACGGCAGCCCGGAGGACGCGCTGCCCAAGTTCAAGGACGTCGTGGCCATGACGCCTCCGGATGACGAGTACCACGAGAAGGCGAAGACCTGGGTCGAGAAGCTCTCGCGATGA
- the xseA gene encoding exodeoxyribonuclease VII large subunit, with amino-acid sequence MKKRKGAGGESPPPASLGFQGDLFGAASAPPRVVALPKKAPSPPPPVDADGTGLLGPLEGVPAAPPKPERLVLSVGELTRQLKQTLESRFARVLVRGEVTGFRGANARGHWYFSLKDPVASIDAKVWASLAGRMRFALRDGMEVLAEGSVDLYEPQGRYSLIVTRLEPVGEGALALAFEQLKARLAAEGLIGDRRVRPPRPLPFLPQRIGVVTSRTGAALQDFLRVLHSRNPRLSVLLADARVQGEGSAPEVARAIARLARTDVDVIVVTRGGGSVEDLWTFNEEEVARAIFASPVPVVSAIGHEIDFTISDFVADWRAPTPSAAAERLAPVLADLELSLATQAGRLRRAMERRVLELREYQGQLASQLEDPRRMLNHQRLHLSEQVEAMMRVLRPSVRERRESLRALAERLQRSRPQARLGEQRAHLLKLAARLSEAARAGVASRQATLSAARLGLERASPVALISKERARLAAHQARLRALQQGTLADAQRRFQRLEGRLDAMSPLKVMSRGYSVVFRQRDGGVVRSAADVEVGERLGIKLAANGARTLGGCEEVEATVTAVKGPVDC; translated from the coding sequence ATGAAGAAGCGCAAAGGCGCGGGCGGCGAGTCTCCGCCGCCCGCCTCGTTGGGATTCCAGGGGGACTTGTTCGGCGCGGCCTCGGCGCCTCCTCGAGTGGTGGCGTTGCCGAAGAAGGCGCCTTCGCCGCCGCCTCCCGTGGACGCGGATGGAACGGGGCTCCTGGGGCCGCTCGAGGGAGTGCCCGCGGCGCCGCCCAAGCCGGAGCGACTGGTGCTCTCGGTCGGTGAGCTCACACGTCAGCTCAAGCAGACGTTGGAGTCGCGCTTCGCCCGCGTGCTGGTCCGCGGTGAGGTGACGGGCTTCCGGGGCGCGAACGCGCGAGGCCACTGGTACTTCTCGCTGAAGGACCCCGTCGCCTCCATCGACGCGAAGGTGTGGGCGTCGCTCGCGGGGCGCATGCGCTTCGCGCTTCGCGACGGCATGGAGGTGCTGGCCGAGGGCAGTGTCGACCTGTACGAGCCGCAGGGCCGCTACAGCCTCATCGTCACGCGGCTGGAGCCGGTGGGCGAGGGCGCGCTGGCGCTGGCCTTCGAGCAGCTCAAGGCGCGGCTCGCGGCGGAGGGGCTCATCGGCGACCGCCGAGTGAGGCCTCCACGTCCGCTGCCGTTCCTGCCCCAGCGCATCGGCGTGGTGACGAGCCGCACGGGCGCGGCGCTGCAGGACTTCCTGCGCGTGCTCCATTCTCGCAACCCTCGGCTGAGCGTGCTGCTGGCGGATGCGCGCGTGCAGGGCGAGGGCTCGGCACCCGAGGTGGCTCGGGCGATTGCCCGGCTGGCGCGCACCGACGTGGACGTCATCGTGGTGACGCGCGGCGGTGGCTCGGTGGAGGACCTCTGGACCTTCAACGAGGAGGAGGTGGCGCGGGCCATCTTCGCTTCGCCCGTGCCGGTGGTGTCGGCCATTGGCCACGAGATTGACTTCACCATCTCCGACTTCGTGGCGGACTGGCGCGCACCCACGCCCAGCGCCGCGGCGGAGCGGCTGGCGCCGGTGTTGGCGGACCTGGAGCTGTCGCTGGCGACGCAGGCGGGTCGGCTGCGGCGGGCCATGGAGCGCCGGGTGCTGGAGCTGCGCGAGTACCAGGGGCAGCTCGCTTCCCAGTTGGAGGACCCCAGGCGGATGCTCAACCATCAGCGACTGCACCTGTCCGAACAGGTGGAGGCGATGATGCGTGTGCTGCGTCCCTCGGTGCGCGAGCGGCGCGAGTCGCTGCGCGCGCTGGCGGAGCGACTGCAGCGCTCCCGGCCTCAGGCCCGATTGGGCGAGCAACGTGCTCACTTGTTGAAGCTGGCCGCGCGTCTTTCGGAGGCGGCTCGCGCGGGTGTGGCTTCGCGCCAGGCGACGTTGTCGGCGGCGCGGCTGGGCCTGGAGCGTGCTTCTCCGGTGGCGCTCATCTCGAAGGAGCGTGCCCGGCTGGCGGCCCACCAGGCGCGACTGCGGGCGCTCCAGCAGGGGACGCTGGCGGATGCGCAGCGGCGTTTCCAGCGTCTCGAGGGACGGCTGGATGCGATGAGTCCACTGAAGGTGATGTCGCGCGGCTACTCCGTGGTGTTCCGTCAGCGCGATGGCGGGGTGGTGCGCTCGGCCGCGGACGTGGAGGTGGGGGAGCGCCTGGGCATCAAGCTCGCGGCGAACGGGGCGCGAACGCTGGGCGGATGTGAAGAAGTCGAAGCCACCGTGACGGCTGTAAAAGGGCCGGTGGACTGCTAA
- the xseB gene encoding exodeoxyribonuclease VII small subunit — MAKADKASKADKTAETEVPGQYGDVVSRLEETVSRLESGNLSLEDSLKAFEEGIRLVRRGEKLLTEAEQRIEQLLQDEDGTDVVAPLSVAARPSAHAPAPAAPRAPAPRPPPEDDVPF; from the coding sequence GTGGCGAAGGCGGACAAGGCGTCCAAGGCGGACAAGACAGCGGAGACCGAGGTTCCTGGCCAGTACGGGGATGTCGTGTCCCGTCTCGAGGAGACGGTGAGCCGGCTGGAGAGCGGCAACCTGTCGCTGGAGGACTCGCTCAAGGCGTTCGAGGAGGGCATCCGGCTGGTACGCCGGGGTGAGAAGCTGCTCACCGAGGCGGAGCAGCGCATCGAGCAGCTCCTCCAGGATGAGGACGGAACGGACGTGGTGGCGCCGCTGTCGGTGGCGGCCCGTCCCTCTGCTCATGCTCCTGCCCCTGCTGCGCCTCGTGCGCCCGCCCCTCGGCCTCCTCCCGAGGATGACGTTCCGTTCTAG
- a CDS encoding response regulator, whose product MSKPKITIVDDDRDTRELLAAALEDEGFEVTLAANGLRLIASLQLHRPQAILLDVNMSWIDGFELCKAVKKNEHFRDIPIIFISGRGDSEDKRRGREVGAADYFVKPLDTDKLVRRIRELVASPAS is encoded by the coding sequence ATGTCGAAGCCGAAAATCACCATTGTCGACGATGACCGCGACACGCGGGAGCTGCTCGCGGCGGCCCTAGAGGACGAGGGCTTCGAGGTGACGCTCGCGGCCAACGGGCTGCGGCTGATTGCCTCACTGCAGCTCCACCGCCCGCAAGCCATCCTCCTGGACGTCAACATGTCCTGGATTGATGGCTTCGAGCTTTGCAAGGCGGTGAAGAAGAACGAGCATTTCCGGGACATCCCCATCATCTTCATCAGCGGGAGGGGTGACTCGGAGGACAAGCGTCGGGGCCGGGAAGTTGGCGCCGCGGACTACTTCGTCAAACCCCTGGATACGGACAAGCTCGTCCGCCGCATTCGCGAGCTGGTGGCATCACCAGCTTCCTAG
- a CDS encoding polyprenyl synthetase family protein, producing the protein MAHFDLDTFLRTQQARVESLLLERAERLASSGAPPRLVESMRYSLMAGGKRLRPVLCLAFADTVARATLVSPLSGDAACALEFIHTYSLVHDDLPAMDDDDFRRGRPTNHKVYGEAMAILAGDGLLTEAFALLANGPEPVRGALCGELAVAAGAAGMVGGQVLDTAEDRPAQLDYLVRMHRLKTGALIRASCRMGVLAGGGDAEALVRAQMYGDAVGLAFQIADDVLDVTATREELGKPAGADAEAGRFTFPAVVGLEESRRMAREQVAQAVEAVRPLEGDDGPLAALARYVVERKF; encoded by the coding sequence TTGGCCCACTTCGACCTGGATACCTTCCTGCGGACTCAGCAGGCGCGGGTGGAATCGCTGTTGCTCGAGCGCGCGGAGCGGCTCGCGAGCTCGGGCGCGCCGCCCCGGTTGGTGGAGTCGATGCGCTACTCGTTGATGGCGGGAGGCAAGCGGCTGCGGCCCGTGTTGTGCCTCGCCTTCGCGGACACGGTGGCGCGCGCCACGCTGGTGTCGCCCCTGTCCGGGGATGCGGCGTGTGCGTTGGAGTTCATCCACACGTACTCGCTGGTGCACGACGACCTGCCGGCCATGGACGATGACGACTTCCGTCGTGGCCGGCCCACCAACCACAAGGTGTACGGCGAGGCGATGGCCATCCTCGCGGGCGACGGACTGCTGACGGAGGCGTTCGCGCTGCTCGCCAACGGGCCGGAGCCGGTACGTGGGGCGTTGTGCGGAGAGCTCGCGGTGGCCGCGGGCGCGGCGGGCATGGTGGGCGGGCAGGTGCTCGACACGGCGGAGGACCGTCCCGCGCAGCTCGACTACTTGGTGCGCATGCACCGGCTGAAGACGGGGGCCCTCATCCGGGCCTCGTGCCGCATGGGCGTGCTGGCGGGTGGGGGCGATGCGGAGGCCCTGGTCCGCGCGCAGATGTACGGCGATGCGGTGGGGTTGGCGTTTCAGATCGCCGATGACGTGCTCGATGTGACGGCCACGCGCGAGGAGCTGGGCAAGCCCGCGGGCGCGGACGCGGAGGCGGGGCGCTTCACCTTCCCCGCGGTGGTGGGGTTGGAGGAGTCGCGTCGCATGGCGCGGGAGCAGGTGGCCCAGGCCGTGGAAGCGGTTCGTCCCCTCGAGGGCGATGACGGTCCCTTGGCGGCGCTCGCGCGCTACGTGGTGGAGCGGAAGTTTTGA
- a CDS encoding 1-deoxy-D-xylulose-5-phosphate synthase — translation MTAELLARIASPSDVRALPEADLPQLCAELREDIISICGKVGGHLGASLGAVELIVALHRVFHSPTDAILFDVGHQAYAHKLLTGRREHMHTLRQAGGVAPFLDPRESPHDALLAGHSCTAVSAALGVLEGRRLLGHRGHVVAMLGDGGLTGGLTFEGLNNAGGSHLPLVVVLNDNQMSISANVGAIPSLLRTRGARDFFQGLGFTYLGPVDGHDLDALIRTLREARASNRPVVVHALTLKGKGFPPAEADAQTRGHAMGPYEWRDGKLVRSRGGHRTYSEALASALDEAMARDPRVVAVTPAMLEGSALNALKARFPDRVHDVGIAEQHAVTFCAGLAAAGARPVCCIYSTFLQRAYDQIIHDVCLPGLPVVFAVDRAGLVGADGATHQGTYDVASLRPLPGLTLWAPVVGEDFAPMLATALEAPHPSVIRFPRGTLPSLPAEVHVDAAPVRGARWLVRAEKPRLTLVTLGPLGLAALEAARQEPEWSVLDARGLSPLDETALLEAASCGTVLVAEEGTMRGGLGSAMLELYAERGVSPRVRVLGMPDAFMPHGDARVQRAELGLDAAGMLRAGRALLEERGP, via the coding sequence TTGACGGCCGAACTGCTGGCGCGAATCGCTTCTCCGTCGGACGTCCGAGCCCTGCCCGAAGCGGACCTTCCGCAACTGTGCGCGGAGCTTCGCGAGGACATCATCTCCATCTGCGGCAAGGTAGGAGGGCACCTCGGCGCGTCGCTGGGGGCGGTGGAGCTCATCGTCGCGCTCCATCGCGTCTTCCACTCGCCCACGGACGCGATTCTCTTCGACGTGGGGCACCAGGCGTACGCGCACAAGCTGCTCACCGGGCGGCGAGAGCACATGCACACGCTGCGGCAGGCGGGTGGTGTGGCTCCCTTCCTGGATCCGCGCGAGAGTCCGCACGATGCGCTGTTGGCGGGCCACTCGTGCACGGCCGTGTCCGCGGCGCTGGGTGTGCTCGAGGGCCGTCGGCTGCTGGGGCACCGGGGCCATGTGGTGGCGATGCTCGGCGATGGCGGACTCACCGGAGGCCTGACGTTCGAGGGACTGAACAACGCGGGTGGCAGTCACCTGCCGCTCGTGGTGGTGCTCAACGACAACCAGATGTCCATCAGCGCCAACGTGGGCGCCATTCCCTCGCTGCTGCGCACTCGGGGCGCGCGCGACTTCTTCCAGGGGCTGGGCTTCACGTATCTGGGGCCCGTGGACGGGCATGACCTGGACGCGTTGATTCGAACGCTGCGCGAAGCTCGGGCATCCAACCGTCCCGTGGTGGTGCATGCGCTGACGCTCAAGGGCAAGGGCTTCCCTCCCGCGGAGGCGGATGCCCAGACGCGCGGGCACGCGATGGGCCCCTACGAGTGGCGCGATGGCAAGCTCGTGCGCTCGCGTGGGGGGCATCGCACGTACAGCGAGGCGCTCGCGTCGGCGTTGGATGAGGCCATGGCGAGAGATCCTCGCGTCGTGGCGGTGACGCCCGCGATGCTGGAGGGCTCGGCGCTCAATGCGCTCAAGGCGCGCTTCCCGGACCGCGTGCACGACGTGGGCATCGCCGAGCAACACGCCGTCACGTTCTGCGCGGGGCTCGCGGCCGCGGGCGCCCGGCCGGTGTGCTGCATCTATTCCACCTTCCTCCAGCGGGCGTACGACCAGATCATCCACGACGTGTGCCTGCCGGGGCTGCCCGTGGTCTTCGCGGTGGACCGGGCGGGGCTTGTGGGCGCGGACGGCGCCACGCATCAGGGCACCTATGACGTCGCGTCGCTGCGTCCTCTCCCGGGGCTGACGCTCTGGGCACCCGTGGTGGGCGAGGACTTCGCGCCCATGCTCGCGACGGCGCTCGAAGCGCCTCATCCCTCCGTCATTCGCTTCCCTCGAGGCACACTGCCGTCGCTGCCCGCGGAGGTGCATGTGGATGCAGCGCCGGTGCGCGGTGCCCGCTGGTTGGTTCGCGCCGAGAAGCCTCGGCTGACGTTGGTGACGCTGGGGCCGTTGGGCCTCGCGGCGCTCGAGGCCGCTCGACAGGAGCCCGAGTGGAGCGTGCTCGATGCGCGGGGGCTATCGCCTCTGGATGAGACCGCACTGCTCGAGGCCGCGTCGTGCGGCACTGTCCTGGTGGCGGAAGAAGGCACGATGCGCGGAGGACTGGGGAGCGCGATGTTGGAGCTCTACGCCGAGCGGGGTGTCTCTCCTCGGGTCCGCGTGCTGGGCATGCCGGACGCGTTCATGCCCCATGGCGACGCGCGAGTGCAGCGCGCCGAGCTGGGGCTGGATGCCGCGGGGATGCTGCGGGCGGGGCGGGCGTTGCTGGAGGAGAGGGGACCATGA
- a CDS encoding TlyA family RNA methyltransferase, which produces MKPRKERVDVLVVERGLAESRTKAQALILAGQVVVDDQRVDKPGSLIPVEAELRLKGEVLPYVSRGGLKLKAAIDRFGLDVQGKVGADIGASTGGFTDCLLQHGAVRVHAIDVGYGQLHEKLRKDPRVRSRERVNARYLTDEDLPEKVGVVVIDVSFISLRQVLPSVLTFLEPGGLLAALVKPQFEVGPDRVGKGGVVKDPVARQDAIDTVTAFVREQGLTVRGVMDSPVPGPAGNVEALLVAERP; this is translated from the coding sequence ATGAAGCCTCGCAAGGAGCGCGTGGACGTGCTGGTGGTGGAGCGAGGGCTCGCGGAGTCTCGCACCAAGGCGCAGGCGCTCATCCTCGCCGGACAAGTGGTGGTGGATGACCAGCGCGTGGACAAGCCTGGCTCCCTCATTCCGGTGGAAGCCGAGCTGCGCCTCAAGGGCGAGGTGCTGCCGTATGTCTCGCGCGGCGGGCTGAAGCTGAAGGCGGCCATCGACCGATTCGGCTTGGATGTTCAGGGAAAGGTGGGCGCGGACATTGGCGCGAGCACGGGCGGCTTCACCGACTGCCTGCTCCAGCACGGAGCGGTGCGCGTCCATGCCATCGACGTGGGGTACGGTCAGCTCCACGAGAAGCTGCGCAAGGACCCTCGGGTGCGCTCGCGTGAGCGCGTCAACGCGCGCTACCTGACGGACGAGGACCTGCCCGAGAAGGTGGGCGTGGTGGTCATCGACGTGAGCTTCATCTCGCTCAGGCAGGTGCTGCCCTCGGTGCTGACCTTTCTGGAGCCGGGGGGGCTGCTCGCCGCGCTGGTGAAGCCCCAGTTCGAAGTGGGGCCAGACCGCGTTGGCAAAGGCGGCGTGGTGAAAGACCCCGTCGCGCGTCAGGACGCCATCGACACCGTGACGGCGTTCGTTCGCGAGCAGGGGCTCACCGTGCGCGGGGTGATGGACTCACCCGTGCCCGGGCCCGCTGGCAACGTCGAAGCGCTCCTCGTCGCCGAGCGGCCCTGA
- a CDS encoding ATP-binding protein: MQAEQRGRVLVVAGKESGDALMERLTASGYHCATAERESGLAELADVLQPEVVLLSVTAKRAGELLESLRRVERLQRLPVVVDVGRSRSAEAFKRLAVDDWIRGADEVVPRLEAALRAGRLKDREERVRLRMGMLLEITQAATSSLELEEILRIAVDKVGRVTGTDRCSVVLVEGSHARTGKVVATQEDPSLVQLDIEVARYPELRRALETREPVLIEEAQRDPLMAEVRTSIVPLGVKSILVQPLICQDDLLGALFLRVSRMDASFGRDEQEFTQAVAGVLANSIRNARLHTAVKKKREDLEMAYVERYHELLEANRRLKELNRLKDEIIAVVSHDLRAPLQVLLGHGRLLLEGPLESQQKQSAEAMIRQGKKILGLVESLLEKGKGEAARLSIEPRVLDVAQLCRDAVNELEILAAERGVVLRADCPDSLMLIGDEVKLHEVLQNLITNAIHHARDAGEVVVSTRRLGRPDGDAAKVTVQDDGVGIPQDELHLVFDRYRHGGKGTGLGLAICKEFVELHGGEIWAESPPEHGCLFVFTLPLAQEAPRNPRPPVATATLHEQPRVLVVEDEPEIAAVLSEVLRSKYRVEVARDGAEGLARARAQRPDLVVMDVFLPKLDGLDAAMALKSSSDTANIPVILLSAHQGVAEKVRALNLGAVDYMSKPFNAVELLNRTDRALKLRQGEREQMEREKSQPSLQRRTGSDPATGLHDRRGLLLRLEQELARSRRYLRALSLAVLRPDRPVESIPGNIADVMRKRVRHPDAISHLGGGVFVVVLPECNAEAARNVISRLLPDVEKVTDTEYRSAVADVSQDSDSVEKLLEKLGAPPPDEG; the protein is encoded by the coding sequence ATGCAGGCGGAGCAGCGGGGACGCGTGCTGGTGGTTGCTGGGAAGGAATCCGGCGACGCCTTGATGGAGCGGCTGACCGCGAGCGGCTACCACTGCGCGACGGCCGAACGCGAGAGTGGCCTGGCGGAGCTGGCGGACGTGTTGCAGCCGGAGGTCGTCCTCCTGTCGGTGACGGCCAAGCGCGCTGGAGAGCTGCTGGAGTCCCTGCGTCGGGTGGAGCGTCTCCAGCGGTTGCCGGTGGTGGTGGACGTGGGCCGGTCGCGCTCGGCGGAGGCCTTCAAGCGCCTGGCGGTGGATGACTGGATTCGCGGCGCGGATGAAGTGGTACCTCGCCTGGAGGCGGCGCTGCGGGCGGGCCGTTTGAAGGACCGCGAGGAGCGTGTCCGGCTTCGCATGGGCATGCTGCTGGAAATCACCCAGGCGGCCACCAGTTCGCTGGAGCTGGAGGAGATTCTCCGCATCGCGGTGGACAAGGTGGGTCGAGTCACCGGGACGGACCGGTGCTCGGTGGTGCTGGTGGAGGGCAGCCACGCCCGTACGGGCAAGGTGGTGGCGACGCAGGAGGACCCCAGCCTCGTCCAGCTCGACATCGAGGTGGCGCGCTATCCGGAGCTACGCCGCGCGCTCGAGACGCGGGAGCCGGTGCTCATCGAGGAGGCGCAGAGAGATCCGCTGATGGCGGAGGTGCGCACCTCCATCGTGCCCCTGGGCGTGAAGTCCATCCTCGTCCAGCCGCTCATCTGCCAGGACGACCTGCTGGGCGCGCTCTTCCTGCGCGTCTCCCGCATGGATGCGTCCTTCGGCCGTGATGAGCAGGAGTTCACGCAGGCTGTCGCGGGGGTGCTGGCCAACTCCATCCGCAACGCGCGGCTGCACACCGCGGTGAAGAAGAAGCGCGAAGACCTCGAGATGGCCTACGTGGAGCGCTACCACGAGCTGCTCGAGGCCAACCGCCGGCTCAAGGAGCTCAACCGCCTCAAGGACGAGATCATCGCGGTGGTGAGCCACGACCTGCGCGCGCCGCTCCAGGTGCTGCTGGGCCATGGCCGGCTCCTGCTGGAAGGACCGCTGGAGTCCCAGCAGAAGCAGTCCGCCGAGGCGATGATCCGCCAGGGCAAGAAGATCCTCGGCCTGGTGGAGTCGCTCCTCGAGAAGGGCAAGGGCGAGGCCGCGCGGCTGTCCATCGAGCCTCGGGTGCTGGACGTGGCGCAGTTGTGCCGCGACGCCGTCAACGAGCTGGAGATTCTCGCCGCCGAGCGCGGCGTGGTGCTCCGGGCGGACTGCCCCGACAGCCTGATGCTCATCGGTGACGAGGTGAAGCTGCACGAGGTGCTCCAGAACCTCATCACCAACGCCATCCACCATGCGCGTGACGCGGGCGAGGTGGTGGTGTCCACGCGGCGCCTGGGTCGTCCGGACGGCGACGCGGCGAAGGTGACCGTGCAGGACGACGGCGTGGGCATTCCCCAGGACGAGCTGCACCTGGTGTTCGACCGCTACCGTCACGGAGGCAAGGGCACGGGGCTGGGGCTCGCCATCTGCAAGGAGTTCGTGGAGCTGCACGGCGGCGAAATCTGGGCGGAGAGCCCGCCGGAGCACGGCTGTCTCTTCGTCTTCACGCTGCCGCTGGCGCAGGAAGCGCCGCGCAATCCCCGCCCGCCCGTCGCGACGGCGACGCTCCACGAGCAGCCTCGCGTGCTGGTGGTGGAGGACGAGCCGGAGATCGCCGCCGTGTTGTCGGAGGTGCTGCGCTCGAAGTACCGCGTGGAGGTGGCGCGGGACGGCGCGGAGGGCCTGGCGCGTGCGCGCGCACAGCGTCCGGACCTGGTGGTGATGGACGTGTTCCTGCCCAAGCTGGATGGTCTGGACGCGGCCATGGCGCTGAAGTCGTCGTCCGACACTGCGAACATCCCGGTCATCCTGCTGTCCGCGCACCAGGGCGTCGCGGAGAAGGTCCGCGCGCTCAACCTGGGTGCCGTGGACTACATGAGCAAGCCGTTCAACGCGGTGGAGCTGCTCAACCGCACGGACCGCGCGCTCAAGCTGCGTCAGGGTGAACGCGAGCAGATGGAGCGCGAGAAGTCTCAGCCGTCGCTCCAGCGGCGCACTGGCAGCGACCCGGCCACGGGACTTCATGACCGCCGGGGACTTCTCCTGCGGCTGGAGCAGGAACTGGCGCGAAGCCGGCGCTACCTCCGGGCCTTGAGCCTGGCGGTGCTGCGGCCGGACCGGCCGGTGGAATCGATTCCGGGCAACATCGCGGATGTCATGCGCAAGCGGGTACGGCACCCGGATGCCATCTCCCACCTGGGGGGCGGTGTCTTCGTGGTGGTCCTCCCGGAGTGCAACGCGGAAGCGGCGCGGAACGTCATCAGCCGGCTCCTGCCGGATGTGGAAAAGGTGACGGACACCGAATACCGCTCGGCGGTGGCGGATGTGAGCCAGGACAGTGACTCGGTGGAGAAGTTGCTGGAGAAGCTGGGGGCGCCGCCTCCGGATGAGGGCTGA